The Streptomyces sp. NBC_01275 genome has a segment encoding these proteins:
- a CDS encoding SUMF1/EgtB/PvdO family nonheme iron enzyme, with protein MPVAPQRHSLFTRRNLFLLGGAGAAGLLGSVFAPRTLRPDWEETAAQEEAETVVGQRLVAVPADPDFVFAADLSNNKGAGEAAAIASAYWLGAYQVTNAQYGAFLDETERTAPSYWDDGDIPSGRDEHPVLHVSSADAEAYCDWLTAQADGWTFRLPTEAEWESAARGPDAYAYPWGPDAGTIYTAPALSSKYNYNAVCAAYYLAEYGSTEATYNDSDSSRYGESEPISAILTVSATGGVTGWIDHSTWTGFVYTDVFDALTAAGGNTSAVGSYPDGVSVHGAYDMAGNCFEWTSSIVTATNGAEAGQDVNAVRGGSWYATARSCATWYRGEGRDGAGGYPTVGFRVAADQN; from the coding sequence ATGCCCGTCGCACCACAGCGCCACAGCCTGTTCACCCGGCGGAACCTGTTCCTGCTCGGCGGCGCGGGAGCCGCCGGACTGCTCGGCTCCGTGTTCGCCCCGCGGACCCTGCGGCCCGACTGGGAGGAGACCGCGGCCCAAGAGGAGGCGGAGACCGTCGTCGGCCAGCGGCTCGTGGCCGTCCCCGCCGATCCGGACTTCGTGTTCGCCGCCGACCTGTCCAACAACAAGGGCGCGGGCGAGGCCGCCGCGATCGCCTCGGCGTACTGGCTGGGCGCTTACCAGGTCACCAACGCCCAGTACGGCGCGTTCCTCGACGAGACCGAGCGCACCGCACCTTCCTACTGGGACGACGGAGACATCCCGTCCGGCAGGGACGAACACCCGGTCCTGCACGTCTCGTCGGCGGACGCCGAGGCCTACTGCGACTGGCTCACGGCGCAGGCCGACGGCTGGACCTTCCGGCTGCCGACCGAGGCGGAGTGGGAGAGCGCGGCCCGCGGCCCCGACGCGTACGCCTACCCCTGGGGACCGGACGCCGGCACGATCTACACCGCCCCCGCGCTCAGCAGTAAGTACAACTACAATGCGGTTTGCGCCGCGTACTATCTCGCCGAGTACGGTTCCACCGAGGCGACGTACAACGACTCCGACTCCAGCCGCTACGGCGAGAGCGAACCGATCTCCGCCATTCTCACCGTCTCCGCCACCGGCGGGGTGACCGGCTGGATCGACCACTCCACCTGGACCGGCTTCGTCTACACCGACGTCTTCGACGCGCTGACCGCGGCCGGCGGCAACACCTCGGCCGTCGGCTCCTACCCGGACGGCGTCAGCGTCCACGGTGCGTACGACATGGCGGGCAACTGCTTCGAGTGGACCTCCAGCATCGTCACCGCCACCAACGGCGCCGAGGCCGGCCAGGACGTCAACGCCGTGCGCGGCGGCTCCTGGTATGCGACCGCCCGCAGCTGCGCCACCTGGTACCGGGGGGAGGGCCGCGACGGCGCCGGCGGTTACCCCACCGTGGGCTTTCGCGTCGCGGCCGACCAAAACTGA
- a CDS encoding N-acetylmuramoyl-L-alanine amidase, with the protein MGERRSGGDSDRRIGRRALLVGGAAAAVGAGVLARDELAELYWRLPGVRKARVEGAVDFRGARWVAASEANFRWADRPDDYGVDMVVVHVTQGDLDSAVKAFEDPGHRAAAHYIVGKDGHVTQMIRELDVAYHAGNRAYNERSVGIEHEGFVDRPQDFTDAMYTASARLTAAICRRYDIPVDREHVIGHVEVPGTDHTDPGEHWDWDRYMRLVREAHLASA; encoded by the coding sequence ATGGGGGAGAGAAGGAGCGGCGGCGACTCCGATCGGCGGATCGGGCGGCGCGCTCTGTTGGTCGGCGGGGCGGCGGCCGCCGTGGGCGCGGGGGTGCTGGCCCGTGACGAGCTGGCGGAGCTGTACTGGCGGCTGCCCGGGGTGCGCAAGGCGCGGGTGGAGGGCGCGGTGGACTTCCGGGGGGCGCGCTGGGTGGCGGCCTCGGAGGCGAACTTCCGCTGGGCGGACCGGCCGGACGACTACGGCGTCGACATGGTCGTCGTCCATGTCACCCAGGGCGACCTCGACAGCGCGGTGAAGGCGTTCGAGGACCCGGGGCACCGGGCGGCCGCGCACTACATCGTCGGCAAGGACGGGCACGTCACGCAGATGATCCGCGAGCTGGACGTGGCGTACCACGCGGGCAACCGCGCGTACAACGAGCGGAGCGTCGGCATCGAGCACGAGGGCTTCGTGGACCGGCCGCAGGACTTCACCGACGCGATGTACACGGCCTCGGCCCGGCTGACGGCCGCGATCTGCCGGCGGTACGACATACCCGTCGACCGCGAGCATGTCATCGGGCATGTGGAGGTCCCGGGGACGGATCACACCGACCCGGGCGAGCACTGGGACTGGGACCGGTACATGCGGCTGGTGCGGGAGGCGCACCTCGCCTCCGCTTGA
- a CDS encoding VCBS repeat-containing protein, with protein MPPTKLRRAHRIAVTGLLLVGATAAIPAAATPAAAIPAAAIPAIATPAIAGTYDVSAPCAGGSLSYTPLDVSAPAAAQTRHVVAADLDGDGAQDVVAANLDADSVTVLLGDGDGDGGFAEGVTYPVGTRPYQTVVADFDGDGRPDLATADFGGAQVSVLLNQGDGSFGVASAIDVGASPRALATGDLDGDGTPDLVVAEQGPSTVRVLLGNGDGAFADQGQTATGSQPHGVVVGDFDGDGTADVATASVGGAGVSVLPGDGTGGLGDSTEYAAASRLYSLAEGDFDGDGDLDLATVSNGSDVLDVLLGDGDGTFAAATAYAVGALPVAVGAADLDGDGLTDLMVSSLRGNSVTLFQGAADGELTALAELSATGAYDATAADLDGDGVSDLAVANSSEGQVDVFKGSC; from the coding sequence ATGCCTCCGACGAAGCTCCGCCGCGCCCACCGGATCGCCGTGACCGGCCTGCTCCTCGTCGGCGCGACCGCCGCGATCCCGGCCGCTGCGACCCCGGCCGCCGCGATCCCGGCCGCCGCGATCCCGGCCATCGCGACCCCGGCCATCGCCGGGACGTACGACGTGAGCGCCCCCTGCGCGGGCGGCTCGCTCTCCTACACCCCGCTCGACGTCTCCGCGCCGGCCGCCGCGCAGACCCGGCACGTGGTCGCCGCCGATCTCGACGGCGACGGTGCGCAGGACGTGGTCGCCGCCAATCTCGACGCCGACTCGGTGACCGTGCTGCTCGGCGACGGCGACGGCGACGGCGGCTTCGCCGAGGGCGTCACCTACCCGGTGGGCACGCGTCCCTACCAGACCGTGGTCGCGGACTTCGACGGCGACGGCCGCCCCGACCTCGCGACCGCCGACTTCGGCGGCGCCCAGGTCAGCGTCCTGCTGAACCAGGGGGACGGAAGCTTCGGCGTCGCCTCCGCGATCGACGTCGGGGCCTCGCCGCGGGCCCTGGCCACCGGTGACCTCGACGGCGACGGCACGCCGGACCTGGTCGTCGCCGAACAGGGGCCGAGCACGGTGCGCGTGCTGCTCGGCAACGGCGACGGCGCCTTCGCCGACCAGGGCCAGACCGCCACCGGCAGCCAGCCGCACGGCGTCGTCGTCGGCGACTTCGACGGGGACGGCACGGCGGACGTGGCCACGGCCAGCGTGGGCGGCGCCGGGGTCAGCGTCCTGCCGGGCGACGGGACGGGCGGCCTCGGCGACTCGACCGAGTACGCCGCCGCCTCCCGTCTGTACTCCCTCGCCGAGGGCGACTTCGACGGCGACGGCGACCTCGACCTGGCCACGGTGAGCAACGGGTCCGATGTCCTGGACGTGCTGCTCGGCGACGGCGACGGGACCTTCGCCGCGGCCACCGCCTACGCCGTCGGCGCGCTGCCCGTCGCCGTGGGCGCCGCCGACCTGGACGGAGACGGCCTCACGGACCTCATGGTCTCCTCGCTGCGCGGCAACTCGGTCACCCTCTTCCAGGGCGCCGCCGACGGCGAACTCACCGCCCTCGCCGAGCTGTCCGCCACCGGCGCCTACGACGCCACGGCGGCCGACCTGGACGGCGACGGCGTGTCCGACCTCGCCGTGGCGAACAGCAGCGAGGGACAGGTCGATGTGTTCAAGGGCTCCTGCTAG
- a CDS encoding SDR family NAD(P)-dependent oxidoreductase: protein MDGSRRGHAEHTATGRLSGKVALVTGAGAGIGQGCALLFAAQGATVVGCDIDAAAAERTRKLAADRGVRLDVLAPLDMTVPADARRFADEAYERHGRIDVLVTAGAIAPHMAATAEMDFDAQWTPTLRGEVDVVFLPARAVWPHMAASGGGSVINFASVNAFRGSRNFGMVAHCAGKSAVLGLTRQLAVEGGPSGIRANTISPGMVRTPATESAGAHEGAAREALLARIPLGRVGTPEDIAWCAVYLASNESAWVTGGNFPVDGGVLAG, encoded by the coding sequence ATGGACGGTTCCCGGCGTGGGCACGCGGAGCACACGGCGACCGGCAGGCTCTCGGGCAAGGTCGCTCTCGTCACCGGCGCGGGCGCGGGGATCGGCCAGGGCTGCGCGCTGCTCTTCGCCGCGCAGGGCGCGACCGTCGTCGGCTGCGACATCGACGCGGCGGCCGCCGAGCGGACCCGGAAGCTGGCCGCGGACCGGGGGGTCCGGCTCGACGTGCTCGCCCCGCTCGACATGACGGTCCCGGCGGACGCCCGGCGCTTCGCGGACGAGGCGTACGAGCGGCACGGACGGATCGACGTGCTGGTGACCGCCGGGGCGATCGCCCCGCACATGGCGGCCACGGCGGAGATGGACTTCGACGCCCAGTGGACGCCGACCCTGCGGGGCGAGGTCGACGTCGTCTTCCTGCCGGCACGGGCGGTCTGGCCGCACATGGCCGCGTCCGGCGGCGGCTCCGTCATCAACTTCGCCTCGGTGAACGCCTTTCGGGGCAGCAGGAACTTCGGCATGGTCGCCCACTGCGCCGGCAAGTCGGCGGTCCTCGGCCTGACCCGTCAACTCGCCGTCGAGGGCGGCCCGTCGGGCATCCGCGCCAACACCATCTCGCCCGGCATGGTCCGCACGCCCGCCACCGAGTCGGCCGGCGCGCACGAGGGCGCCGCCCGCGAGGCCCTGCTCGCCCGCATCCCCCTGGGCCGCGTCGGCACCCCCGAGGACATCGCCTGGTGCGCCGTGTATCTGGCGTCCAACGAGTCGGCCTGGGTCACGGGCGGCAATTTCCCGGTCGACGGCGGGGTGCTCGCCGGATGA
- a CDS encoding carboxylesterase/lipase family protein, protein MIQVATAAGRLVGRFAGESVGEGAGEPAGESVKEGPGDVAVFRGVPFAEPPVGELRWRPPRPAAAWDGERPAYDFGPAPLQPQPPRDSIMFHTNFADRRALVMSEDCLYLNVWSPDPGPGAGLPVLVWIHGGGNRYGHGGQEIHDGRALARRGLVVVTLNHRLGALGFLAHPELAAEDDLGASGDYGLLDVVAALTWVRENIARFGGDPDRVTLAGNSAGAAHVCHLMASPLARPLFRAALGQSASGVGRAEGPLPDQAAAQRQGLRWAAEFGGRDLAGLRRLSGVELVLKGHFGPVVDGRVLPESTDDVFAAGRQHPVPLLVGANDDEGSVYATLDVLRRLPVGPGADALYPVHDGAELRRTARRFTGESRFVHPVWHWARAHRAAAPTWMYRFTRTPPLPADLDLAPPRDGLPGYGAHHTAELPYALDTLDRRPWPWKDADRALARLMADAWARFVETGDPNGGALPVWPRFTDREAMVFGEGGAAPGEVARLDALRFLARLPRPLH, encoded by the coding sequence GTGATCCAGGTCGCCACCGCCGCCGGACGGCTCGTGGGGCGGTTCGCGGGGGAGTCCGTCGGGGAAGGCGCGGGGGAGCCCGCGGGGGAGTCCGTGAAGGAGGGGCCCGGCGACGTGGCCGTCTTCCGCGGCGTCCCCTTCGCCGAGCCGCCGGTGGGGGAGCTGCGCTGGCGGCCCCCGAGGCCGGCCGCCGCCTGGGACGGCGAGCGCCCCGCGTACGACTTCGGTCCCGCGCCCCTGCAGCCGCAGCCGCCCCGCGACTCGATCATGTTCCACACCAACTTCGCCGACCGGCGGGCCCTGGTGATGAGCGAGGACTGCCTCTACCTCAATGTGTGGAGCCCGGACCCGGGCCCCGGGGCCGGACTGCCGGTGCTGGTGTGGATCCACGGCGGAGGCAACCGCTACGGGCACGGCGGCCAGGAGATCCACGACGGCCGCGCCCTGGCCCGCCGCGGCCTGGTCGTCGTCACCCTCAACCACCGCCTCGGCGCCCTCGGCTTCCTCGCCCACCCCGAACTCGCCGCCGAGGACGACCTCGGCGCGTCCGGCGACTACGGGCTCCTCGACGTCGTCGCCGCCCTCACCTGGGTGCGCGAGAACATCGCACGCTTCGGCGGCGACCCCGACCGGGTGACCCTCGCGGGCAACTCCGCCGGCGCCGCCCATGTCTGCCACCTCATGGCCTCGCCCCTGGCCCGGCCCCTCTTCCGGGCCGCGCTCGGCCAGAGCGCCTCGGGCGTCGGCCGGGCCGAGGGACCGCTGCCCGACCAGGCCGCCGCCCAGCGCCAGGGCCTGCGCTGGGCGGCGGAGTTCGGTGGCCGCGACCTCGCAGGACTGCGCCGGCTCAGCGGCGTCGAACTCGTCCTGAAGGGCCACTTCGGGCCGGTCGTCGACGGCCGCGTCCTGCCCGAGTCGACCGACGACGTCTTCGCCGCCGGACGCCAGCACCCCGTGCCCCTGCTCGTCGGGGCCAACGACGACGAGGGCTCCGTGTACGCCACCCTCGACGTCCTGCGGCGCCTGCCGGTCGGGCCGGGCGCCGACGCCCTGTACCCCGTACACGACGGCGCCGAACTCCGCCGTACCGCACGGAGGTTCACCGGCGAGAGCCGCTTCGTCCACCCCGTGTGGCACTGGGCGCGGGCGCATCGCGCCGCCGCGCCGACCTGGATGTACCGCTTCACCCGGACACCCCCGCTGCCCGCGGACCTCGACCTCGCGCCGCCCCGCGACGGACTGCCCGGCTACGGCGCCCACCACACCGCCGAACTCCCCTACGCCCTCGACACCCTGGACCGCCGACCCTGGCCCTGGAAGGACGCGGACCGCGCGCTGGCCCGGCTCATGGCGGACGCCTGGGCGCGCTTCGTCGAGACCGGCGACCCGAACGGCGGCGCGCTGCCCGTCTGGCCCCGCTTCACCGACCGGGAGGCGATGGTCTTCGGGGAGGGCGGGGCCGCGCCCGGCGAGGTCGCGCGGCTCGACGCGCTGCGGTTCCTGGCCCGCCTGCCGCGCCCCCTGCACTGA
- a CDS encoding alpha/beta fold hydrolase, with protein sequence MDKKTISRDGTALAYARAGQGPAVILVSGAMSTGGTVAPLAGLLADRFTVLWYDRRGRGESGDTAPYAVEREVEDLAALVDAAGGEAALYGISSGGALVLEAVASGLPVRRAAVYEPPFALDEEAARGRAEYTAHLTEALAQGRRGDAVELFLRLTGLAGEMIRRARQSPMWDGMEAIAPSLAYDDAVMGGGRVPRERLASVGVPVLAVAGGASPPWLREAARAVAEATPQGTYRTLEEQTHMVDPNVLAPVLAEFFGQRG encoded by the coding sequence ATGGACAAGAAGACCATTTCGCGCGACGGCACCGCACTGGCGTACGCGCGCGCCGGACAGGGCCCCGCGGTCATCCTGGTCAGCGGGGCGATGTCGACGGGCGGCACCGTCGCTCCCCTGGCGGGACTCCTCGCGGACCGCTTCACCGTCCTCTGGTACGACCGCCGGGGCCGCGGCGAGAGCGGCGACACGGCCCCGTACGCGGTGGAGCGTGAGGTCGAGGACCTGGCGGCGCTCGTCGACGCGGCCGGCGGCGAGGCGGCGCTGTACGGCATCTCCTCGGGCGGCGCGCTGGTGCTGGAGGCGGTGGCGAGCGGGCTGCCCGTGCGCCGGGCCGCCGTGTACGAGCCGCCGTTCGCCCTCGACGAGGAGGCGGCGCGGGGACGCGCCGAGTACACCGCGCACCTCACGGAGGCGTTGGCGCAGGGGCGGCGCGGGGACGCCGTGGAGCTGTTCCTGCGGCTGACGGGCCTGGCCGGGGAGATGATCCGGCGGGCCCGCCAGTCGCCCATGTGGGACGGCATGGAGGCGATCGCGCCGAGCCTGGCCTACGACGACGCCGTCATGGGCGGCGGACGGGTCCCCCGGGAGCGGCTGGCCTCGGTCGGCGTACCGGTGCTCGCCGTGGCGGGCGGGGCCAGTCCCCCGTGGCTGCGCGAGGCCGCGCGCGCGGTGGCGGAGGCGACGCCGCAGGGGACGTACCGGACGCTCGAGGAGCAGACCCACATGGTGGATCCGAACGTCCTGGCGCCGGTGCTGGCCGAGTTCTTCGGACAGCGCGGCTGA
- the mnmA gene encoding tRNA 2-thiouridine(34) synthase MnmA: protein MTETSQPRPLRVLAAMSGGVDSAVAAARAAEAGHDVTGVHLALSANPQSFRTGARGCCTIEDSRDARRAADVIGIPFYVWDLADRFREDVVDDFVAEYEAGRTPNPCLRCNEKIKFAALLDKALALGFDAVCTGHYAKVLVGEDGGRELHRASDMAKDQSYVLGVLDEKQLAHALFPLGDTLTTKDEIRAEAERRGLAVAKKPDSHDICFIADGDTQGFLAQRLGKAEGAIVDESGAVVGSHEGAYGFTIGQRKGLRIGTPAADGKPRYVLDISPVDNTVTVGPAASLDVTGLTAVKPRWCGTVPTGPGTYTAQLRAHGGETEVTAELIDGTLEVSFSEPVRGVAPGQAIVLYDGTRVVGSATIASTVRATAGVS, encoded by the coding sequence ATGACTGAGACCTCGCAGCCCCGCCCCCTCCGCGTACTCGCCGCCATGTCCGGCGGGGTCGACTCCGCCGTCGCCGCGGCCCGCGCCGCCGAAGCCGGCCACGACGTGACCGGCGTCCACCTCGCCCTCTCCGCGAACCCGCAATCCTTCCGCACGGGCGCGCGAGGCTGTTGCACCATCGAGGACTCCCGCGACGCCCGCCGCGCCGCCGACGTCATCGGCATCCCGTTCTACGTCTGGGACCTCGCCGACCGCTTCCGCGAGGACGTCGTCGACGACTTCGTCGCCGAGTACGAGGCCGGCCGCACCCCGAACCCCTGCCTGCGCTGCAACGAGAAGATCAAGTTCGCCGCCCTGCTCGACAAGGCGCTCGCGCTCGGCTTCGACGCGGTGTGCACGGGCCACTACGCGAAGGTCCTCGTGGGCGAGGACGGCGGCCGCGAACTGCACCGCGCCTCCGACATGGCCAAGGACCAGTCCTACGTCCTCGGCGTCCTGGACGAGAAGCAGCTCGCGCACGCCCTGTTCCCGCTCGGCGACACCCTCACCACGAAGGACGAGATCCGCGCGGAGGCCGAGCGCCGGGGCCTCGCGGTCGCCAAGAAGCCCGACTCCCACGACATCTGCTTCATCGCCGACGGCGACACCCAGGGCTTCCTCGCCCAGCGCCTCGGCAAGGCGGAGGGCGCCATCGTCGACGAGTCCGGCGCGGTCGTCGGCTCGCACGAGGGCGCGTACGGCTTCACCATCGGCCAGCGCAAGGGACTGCGCATCGGCACCCCGGCCGCCGACGGCAAGCCGCGCTACGTCCTCGACATCTCGCCGGTCGACAACACCGTGACCGTGGGCCCGGCCGCCTCCCTGGACGTGACCGGCCTGACCGCCGTCAAACCCCGCTGGTGCGGCACGGTCCCCACCGGCCCCGGCACGTACACCGCCCAGCTGCGCGCCCACGGCGGCGAGACCGAGGTCACCGCCGAGCTGATCGACGGCACGCTGGAGGTCTCCTTCAGCGAGCCGGTACGGGGCGTGGCCCCCGGCCAGGCGATCGTCCTGTACGACGGCACACGCGTGGTGGGCTCGGCGACGATCGCGTCGACGGTACGGGCGACGGCCGGGGTGTCCTGA
- a CDS encoding DUF427 domain-containing protein: MTQGHTITIERGDRHVKVVHDGHVLAESDRALVLRETGCPVRYYLPAEDVRLDLLTPSDTHTYCPFKGTASYWSLPDAADLVWAYPDPKPDVAEIKNHLCFYEAEVSEAEVS; this comes from the coding sequence ATGACCCAAGGACACACGATCACGATCGAGCGGGGCGACCGGCACGTCAAGGTCGTCCACGACGGCCATGTGCTGGCGGAGAGCGACCGGGCCCTCGTGCTGCGCGAGACCGGCTGTCCGGTGCGGTACTACCTCCCCGCCGAGGACGTACGCCTGGATCTCCTGACCCCCTCCGACACCCACACCTACTGCCCCTTCAAGGGCACGGCGTCCTACTGGTCGCTGCCGGACGCGGCGGATCTCGTCTGGGCGTATCCCGACCCCAAGCCCGACGTCGCCGAGATCAAGAACCACCTCTGCTTCTACGAAGCAGAAGTCTCGGAAGCGGAAGTGTCGTAG
- a CDS encoding GntR family transcriptional regulator, with protein sequence MADQDTHVVLARLLRLRDRREPLVAQIAEWVGAGIIEGRLQPGQDLNSVDLSRRFDTSRTPVREALMVLEQEGLVEMKARRRPRVAAPSLQDIRDIYQVRRQLLAMLAGLLVERATDEQLAELRDRVGAMRALADEGDVDAYFWSHVQLQERMTEIVGNATLKQILDSLALRTLMLRHLSLTRAGRLAYSVDDQERLLQACEERDKELASALIAGATVRALRAVEEQLEQDAADARTTSRRRRAAS encoded by the coding sequence ATGGCCGATCAGGACACGCATGTCGTGCTCGCGCGCCTGCTGCGGCTGCGGGACCGGCGTGAGCCGCTGGTCGCGCAGATCGCCGAGTGGGTCGGGGCGGGCATCATCGAGGGCCGTCTGCAGCCCGGCCAGGACCTCAACAGCGTCGACCTGTCACGCCGGTTCGACACCAGCCGTACGCCGGTGCGCGAGGCGCTGATGGTCCTGGAGCAGGAGGGCCTGGTCGAGATGAAGGCACGGCGGCGGCCCCGGGTCGCCGCGCCGTCTCTCCAGGACATCCGTGACATCTACCAGGTCCGGCGGCAACTGCTGGCGATGCTCGCCGGGCTGCTCGTGGAGCGGGCCACGGACGAGCAGCTGGCCGAACTGCGCGACCGGGTCGGGGCGATGCGCGCACTCGCCGACGAGGGCGACGTGGACGCGTACTTCTGGAGCCATGTGCAGCTCCAGGAACGCATGACCGAGATCGTCGGCAACGCCACGCTGAAGCAGATCCTGGACTCGCTGGCCCTGCGCACCCTGATGCTGCGCCACCTCAGCCTGACCCGGGCCGGCCGCCTCGCCTACAGCGTCGACGATCAGGAACGGCTGCTCCAGGCCTGCGAGGAGCGGGACAAGGAGCTGGCGTCGGCGCTGATCGCGGGGGCGACGGTCCGTGCGCTGCGCGCGGTGGAGGAGCAGTTGGAGCAGGACGCCGCGGACGCCCGCACCACGAGCCGCAGGCGACGCGCGGCCTCCTGA
- a CDS encoding carboxymuconolactone decarboxylase family protein, translating to MARLPDADAADATGATGEIAARVRERRGGTLRPLDRMLLHSPQLADGWNGLLGALRQRLTLPADVRETVILRIAVLNRADYEWAAHEPEARRAGLDDALLAELRKERPTLDPRAARVVAYTDAMTRDVHVTDAVFDALRADFTDAELVELTATVAAYNMVSRFLVALDVR from the coding sequence GTGGCCCGACTCCCCGACGCCGACGCGGCCGACGCCACCGGCGCGACCGGCGAGATCGCCGCCCGCGTCCGCGAGCGGCGCGGCGGCACGCTGCGTCCCCTCGACCGGATGCTCCTGCACAGCCCGCAGCTGGCCGACGGCTGGAACGGCCTGCTCGGCGCGCTGCGACAGCGCCTCACCCTGCCCGCCGACGTCCGGGAGACGGTGATCCTGCGGATCGCCGTCCTCAACCGGGCCGACTACGAGTGGGCGGCGCACGAGCCGGAGGCCCGGCGGGCCGGGCTGGACGACGCCCTGCTGGCCGAACTCCGCAAGGAACGGCCCACCCTCGACCCGAGGGCCGCTCGGGTCGTCGCCTACACCGACGCGATGACCCGTGACGTCCATGTCACGGACGCCGTGTTCGACGCCCTGCGCGCCGACTTCACCGACGCGGAACTCGTCGAACTGACGGCGACGGTGGCGGCGTACAACATGGTGTCGCGCTTTCTGGTCGCGCTGGACGTGCGCTAG
- a CDS encoding multicopper oxidase family protein yields MTHTTDPTSGTGRQSKGAHAKNGRDGKGEHSNPAKGRGKGVHRRSFLGGMAGVGLGAVGAAGATFGLLSGGNDKASAADATATLTIPDLATATTTDGVTTYTLEAAAGTNEVLSGVTSTTAGYNGSYLGPTMKWTNGETVLMNITNSLGADTTVHFHGAHIPAKMDGGPQNAFADGETWSPTFEVKDEAKTLWYHPHALGTTAEQVVHGLAGMIIVEDDSDVSAALPSEYGVDDIPIILQCLAVDTAGDIKYNVTGYLTSGLSYPVLCNGVNVDSTTLGFTATKTRTRFRVLNASPADIMTIQRSDGGTLTQIATDQGYLAEAAEVTTIRLVAGARAEFVLDLADAVTLQTVVTTGWIRGGSGTFDFLTVTPSASDTPADLPSTLNTITRYDTTDFTARTITLGQSGATMLINGSAGTSMSSMAMISTTLDAEEVWTIKNSTQLEHSFHLHDVPYQLIEINGEEPTGVDLGWFDTYEVVGGGSIKIAMKFTDFTDDTYMYMLHCHLLQHEDEGMMASLMVTES; encoded by the coding sequence ATGACACACACCACGGATCCCACCTCCGGCACGGGACGACAGAGCAAGGGCGCCCACGCGAAGAACGGTCGCGACGGCAAGGGCGAGCACAGCAACCCCGCCAAGGGCCGCGGCAAGGGCGTGCACCGGCGCAGCTTCCTCGGCGGAATGGCCGGGGTCGGCCTGGGCGCCGTCGGCGCGGCGGGCGCGACCTTCGGCCTGCTGAGCGGCGGCAACGACAAGGCCTCCGCCGCGGACGCCACCGCCACCCTGACCATCCCCGACCTCGCCACGGCCACCACCACCGACGGCGTCACCACCTACACCCTCGAGGCGGCGGCCGGCACCAACGAGGTGCTCAGCGGGGTCACCAGCACCACCGCCGGCTACAACGGGTCCTACCTCGGCCCGACCATGAAGTGGACCAACGGCGAGACGGTCCTGATGAACATCACCAACTCCCTCGGCGCGGACACCACCGTGCACTTCCACGGCGCCCACATCCCGGCCAAGATGGACGGCGGCCCGCAGAACGCCTTCGCCGACGGCGAGACCTGGTCCCCCACCTTCGAGGTCAAGGACGAGGCCAAGACCCTCTGGTACCACCCGCACGCCCTGGGCACCACGGCCGAGCAGGTCGTGCACGGCCTGGCCGGGATGATCATCGTCGAGGACGACTCGGACGTCTCGGCCGCGCTGCCGAGCGAGTACGGCGTCGACGACATCCCGATCATCCTGCAGTGTCTGGCGGTCGACACCGCCGGTGACATCAAGTACAACGTCACGGGCTACCTCACCTCCGGCCTCAGCTACCCGGTGCTGTGCAACGGCGTCAACGTCGACTCGACGACCCTCGGCTTCACCGCCACCAAGACGCGCACCCGCTTCCGCGTCCTGAACGCCTCGCCGGCCGACATCATGACCATCCAGCGCAGCGACGGCGGCACGCTCACCCAGATCGCCACCGACCAGGGCTACCTGGCCGAGGCGGCCGAGGTCACCACCATCCGGCTGGTGGCCGGCGCCCGCGCCGAGTTCGTCCTCGACCTCGCGGACGCGGTCACGCTCCAGACCGTCGTCACCACCGGCTGGATCCGCGGCGGCAGCGGCACGTTCGACTTCCTGACGGTGACCCCGTCGGCCTCCGACACGCCCGCCGACCTGCCGAGCACGCTCAACACCATCACCCGGTACGACACGACCGACTTCACCGCGCGGACGATCACCCTCGGCCAGAGCGGGGCCACCATGCTGATCAACGGCTCCGCCGGCACCAGCATGTCCTCGATGGCGATGATCAGTACGACGCTGGACGCCGAGGAGGTCTGGACGATCAAGAACAGCACGCAGCTGGAGCACTCCTTCCATCTGCACGACGTGCCGTACCAGTTGATCGAGATCAACGGCGAGGAGCCGACCGGCGTCGACCTCGGCTGGTTCGACACCTACGAAGTGGTCGGCGGCGGCTCCATCAAGATCGCGATGAAGTTCACCGACTTCACCGACGACACGTACATGTACATGCTCCATTGCCATCTGCTCCAGCACGAGGACGAGGGAATGATGGCCTCCCTCATGGTGACGGAGAGCTAG